A single region of the Drosophila ananassae strain 14024-0371.13 chromosome 4 unlocalized genomic scaffold, ASM1763931v2 tig00000073, whole genome shotgun sequence genome encodes:
- the LOC123257904 gene encoding uncharacterized ABC transporter ATP-binding protein HI_1051-like, producing the protein MFSITHEFHDESKILIYQVGLVGYSGGGKSTFINLIIRLFDVKKGNIQIDNQVVSEVTQSSLRQQISVIPQEPLLFHDTILANIIYGKLQSTIEEIIRAAKLAGIHDFIMTLPDQYETVVGEKGIKLSGGERQRIIIARAFLKNAPILFFDEPTSQLDSITEKTIQMSLFKLMENKTTITIAHRISTLLHMDRILVFNKGKIVQDGKHAELVSKQGLYKELWNAQIGCLI; encoded by the coding sequence AGGTAGGTCTAGTTGGTTATTCTGGAGGTGGTAAATCTACTTTTATAAACTTAATCATAAGGCTATTTGATGTTAAAAAAGGTAATATACAGATTGATAATCAAGTAGTATCGGAAGTTACACAGAGTTCTTTGAGGCAACAAATATCTGTAATACCTCAAGAACCATTGTTGTTTCATGATACTATTTTagcaaatattatatatggTAAACTTCAATCTACTATCGAAGAAATAATAAGAGCTGCAAAGCTGGCTGGTATTCACGATTTCATTATGACTCTACCCGATCAATATGAAACTGTAGTCGGAGAAAAAGGCATAAAGCTATCTGGAGGGGAAAGACAAAGAATAATCATAGCGAGAGCATTTCTAAAAAACGCTCCGATATTATTTTTCGATGAGCCAACTAGTCAGTTAGATTCTATAACAGAGAAAACAATTCAAATGAGTTTATTTAAGTTGATGGAAAATAAAACCACCATTACTATAGCACACCgtatttctacacttttacaTATGGACCGAATTCTAGTATTTAACAAAGGAAAAATTGTCCAAGATGGTAAACACGCTGAATTAGTTTCTAAGCAAGGTCTTTACAAGGAACTTTGGAATGCTCAAATTGGTTGTTTGA